In the genome of Candidatus Eisenbacteria bacterium, one region contains:
- a CDS encoding glycoside hydrolase family 1 protein: protein MSDTSLRFPERFLWGAATSAHQVEGGNTRNDWWRFEQLPGVIRGGARSGEACRHFERFDEDFALAAADAHNAHRLSFEWSRIEPRPGRFDSAAVAHYHEVLASLRRHGLTPIVTLHHFTNPLWIADAGGWESAATVEAFERFARFCAREYGAEVDWWCTVNEPEVFAFRGWSEGIWPPAVRDNSRALAVIANQLEAHGRAYRVIHTEDRTDADGDGRAARVGFAKHYVQLEPLRAWHPLDRLQAHFERRVFDDAVLRAAVDGRVELAIPGATAVRRTVPALKGALDWIGLNYYTRWRVRSLSPVAHVVPEGAPRNDLGWEIWPEGFTRAIEACARLTGAPVLVTENGFADERDAFRPAAIVDFVAAMHRAMTAEVRVLGYLHWSLLDNFEWADGHHGRFGLYAVDFADKALARRRTRGAEVFARIARANALGPDARAAVEAGR, encoded by the coding sequence ATGTCCGACACGTCGCTTCGCTTCCCCGAGCGGTTCCTGTGGGGCGCGGCCACCTCGGCGCACCAGGTCGAGGGCGGCAACACGCGCAACGACTGGTGGCGCTTCGAACAGCTTCCCGGCGTGATTCGCGGCGGCGCGCGCAGCGGCGAAGCGTGCCGGCACTTCGAGCGCTTCGACGAGGACTTCGCGCTCGCGGCCGCCGACGCGCACAACGCGCACCGCCTGTCGTTCGAATGGAGCCGCATCGAGCCGCGGCCCGGCCGCTTCGATTCCGCCGCGGTCGCCCACTATCACGAGGTGCTCGCGTCGCTGCGCCGCCACGGCCTCACGCCGATCGTGACGCTCCACCACTTCACGAACCCGCTGTGGATCGCCGACGCGGGCGGCTGGGAGTCGGCGGCGACGGTCGAGGCGTTCGAGCGCTTCGCGCGCTTCTGCGCGCGCGAGTACGGGGCCGAGGTGGACTGGTGGTGCACGGTCAACGAGCCCGAGGTGTTCGCGTTCCGCGGCTGGTCGGAGGGCATCTGGCCGCCGGCCGTGCGCGACAACTCGCGCGCGCTGGCGGTGATCGCGAACCAGCTCGAGGCGCACGGCCGCGCCTACCGCGTGATCCATACCGAGGACCGCACCGACGCCGACGGCGACGGCCGCGCGGCACGCGTCGGGTTTGCGAAACACTACGTGCAGCTCGAGCCGCTGCGCGCCTGGCACCCGCTCGACCGGCTGCAGGCGCATTTCGAGCGGCGCGTGTTCGACGACGCCGTGCTGCGCGCCGCCGTGGACGGCCGCGTCGAGCTGGCGATCCCGGGCGCGACCGCCGTGCGGCGGACGGTGCCGGCGCTCAAGGGAGCGCTCGACTGGATCGGGCTCAACTACTACACGCGCTGGCGCGTGCGCTCGCTCTCGCCCGTCGCGCACGTCGTGCCCGAAGGCGCGCCCCGCAACGATCTCGGCTGGGAGATCTGGCCCGAGGGCTTCACGCGCGCGATCGAGGCGTGCGCGCGACTCACCGGCGCGCCGGTGCTGGTCACCGAGAACGGCTTCGCCGACGAACGCGACGCGTTCCGCCCGGCCGCGATCGTGGACTTCGTCGCGGCGATGCACCGGGCGATGACCGCCGAGGTGCGCGTGCTCGGCTACCTGCACTGGTCACTGCTCGACAACTTCGAGTGGGCCGACGGCCATCACGGTCGCTTCGGGCTCTACGCCGTGGACTTCGCCGACAAGGCCCTCGCCCGCCGCCGCACGCGCGGCGCCGAGGTGTTCGCCCGCATCGCCCGCGCCAACGCGCTCGGGCCCGACGCGCGCGCGGCGGTCGAAGCGGGCCGCTGA
- a CDS encoding Gfo/Idh/MocA family oxidoreductase — protein sequence MGTALSSTTDTQTDARAAGALRLVVHGLGRAGIEHAMAAARLPGCELAGFVEARPDRRRFARGVGFTAPSAAGLEALAATTAFDAVIVCVPLAERAAAVTTALGRRLPVLVTGVPAANETEAAAIEAAIAAGGRLSCGVPALFHPLFRRAQELFAARAIGRPARVRASTFVSRVFAAGADPRGGDVLDFVMADLLWLLDSLLGPTHAVRASVHRLFGERLDEVHATLELHEGLDAAVDGSWSVPGYPRAALVVEAEGERGSIIASDDALETQLTIPPAGYEAGESRRVLAEEADPLPFDAGDATPVVMAFRHALAGAPEPALDPARALRVVRVLEALRRSAAGEGVVGERVEVRP from the coding sequence ATGGGCACTGCCCTCTCCTCCACGACGGATACCCAGACGGATGCCCGCGCGGCCGGGGCCCTGCGACTCGTCGTGCACGGGCTGGGCCGCGCCGGCATCGAGCACGCCATGGCGGCCGCGCGACTGCCCGGCTGCGAGCTGGCGGGATTCGTCGAGGCGCGCCCCGACCGGCGGCGCTTCGCGCGCGGAGTGGGCTTCACGGCGCCCTCGGCCGCCGGTCTCGAAGCGCTGGCCGCGACCACCGCGTTCGACGCCGTGATCGTCTGCGTTCCTCTCGCGGAACGTGCGGCGGCGGTCACGACCGCCCTCGGGCGCCGTCTGCCGGTGCTCGTGACCGGCGTGCCCGCGGCGAACGAGACCGAGGCCGCGGCGATCGAGGCCGCCATCGCCGCGGGCGGCCGGCTCTCCTGCGGCGTGCCGGCGCTCTTCCACCCGCTGTTTCGACGCGCGCAGGAGCTGTTCGCCGCCCGCGCCATCGGCCGGCCCGCGCGCGTGCGCGCCTCGACGTTCGTCTCGCGCGTGTTCGCCGCGGGCGCCGACCCGCGCGGCGGGGACGTGCTCGACTTCGTGATGGCCGACCTGCTCTGGCTGCTCGATTCACTGCTCGGCCCGACGCACGCGGTGCGGGCTTCGGTGCACCGCCTGTTCGGCGAGCGGCTCGACGAAGTGCACGCGACCCTCGAGCTTCACGAAGGTCTCGACGCCGCCGTGGACGGCTCGTGGAGCGTGCCCGGCTATCCGCGCGCGGCGCTGGTCGTCGAGGCCGAGGGCGAGCGGGGTTCGATCATCGCTTCCGACGACGCGCTCGAGACCCAGCTCACGATTCCGCCCGCGGGCTACGAGGCCGGCGAGTCCCGCCGCGTACTCGCCGAGGAGGCCGATCCGCTGCCGTTCGATGCCGGCGATGCGACGCCCGTGGTGATGGCGTTCCGCCACGCGCTCGCCGGCGCGCCCGAGCCGGCGCTCGACCCCGCGCGCGCGCTGCGCGTCGTGCGCGTGCTCGAGGCCCTGCGCCGCTCGGCGGCCGGTGAAGGCGTCGTCGGCGAGCGTGTCGAGGTGCGCCCGTGA
- a CDS encoding LemA family protein — protein sequence MHAGEILWTVVIGFLLVGSVGYFLSIYNTLVEMKNNIGRSWANIDVLLKQRHDELPKLVKVCEAYMQHERAVFDKLSEARGATAAARTVGQRAQAENQITAALGQFFAVAENYPDLKANASFLALQQRISELENQIADRREFYNDTVTIFNIRIQQIPDTWVAGGMNLQPAELFKIEERDREDVKIEFKMTA from the coding sequence ATGCACGCCGGTGAGATCCTGTGGACGGTCGTGATCGGGTTCCTGCTGGTGGGCTCGGTCGGCTACTTCCTGTCCATCTACAACACGCTGGTCGAGATGAAGAACAACATCGGCCGCTCGTGGGCGAACATCGACGTGCTGCTCAAGCAGCGGCACGACGAGCTGCCCAAGCTCGTGAAGGTCTGCGAGGCGTACATGCAGCACGAGCGCGCCGTGTTCGACAAGCTGAGCGAGGCGCGCGGCGCCACCGCCGCGGCGCGGACGGTCGGCCAGCGCGCGCAGGCCGAGAACCAGATCACGGCCGCGCTGGGCCAGTTCTTCGCGGTCGCCGAGAACTACCCGGACCTCAAGGCGAACGCGTCGTTCCTGGCGCTGCAGCAGCGCATCAGCGAACTCGAGAACCAGATCGCCGACCGGCGCGAGTTCTACAACGACACGGTGACGATCTTCAACATCCGCATCCAGCAGATTCCCGACACCTGGGTGGCCGGCGGCATGAACCTGCAGCCCGCCGAGCTGTTCAAGATCGAGGAGCGCGACCGCGAGGACGTGAAGATCGAATTCAAGATGACGGCCTGA